One Arachis hypogaea cultivar Tifrunner chromosome 2, arahy.Tifrunner.gnm2.J5K5, whole genome shotgun sequence genomic window, GTCATTGATTGTAATAACTTTTTTTAGAATAAATGACTATTTGTACCCATCAAAGATGGAAACGCTGACATTCGTACCCATGATAGCTCGAAACTAGACTTGTACCCATGAGAGATGCTGTCCGTGTGACAAAAATGACCCGCCTAGGATCTGAGCTTGGTTCGTGCCTTTCCAAACCTATGTGGCACTTCCACCCCCCCAAAGCCTATCTGACGTGGAGTTGAACATTGATTATCAAAAGGGATAGGAAAAAGAAACGTCAGTTCCCGCGAGAATCGTTGGTTCCCTAGCAGAGGTTCCTCGTCACTGTTGGTCCATTTGAAGCCGGAGAAGACGACCAGAGTACGCCGAATCGAGTAGCAAGGAGTGGCTTTTACCATTCGTTTGGTATTCAACATCGAGGTGGTCACTCCCTTCGAAGAATTACACAGGTATGTCGTTTCCCACCAATGAATAATTTGATATGTCGTTGCAAGTGGTTAGACAAACGTTGCTGGCTAATGAAACCGTATGAGTTACTGTATTTTCTTCAGAATTGATAGAGAGTAGTTTTAGGGTTTGTGTTAGCATCAGTTACAGAGAATGTGTGTTTATTGGTTTGTTAAATTTTACTTTCAGGGATGGCCACCATCCACATAACTCTGTCAATTCATCATAGAGGAAGGTTTGAGAGAGAGCCAGTTGGTAAGGTTAGCTACATTGGTGGAGAAGTGACGGAGATAGAGAGGGTAAACGTTGATACCCTCAATGGTTTTTTCATCTCTGACTTGCTGAAGGACATTGGTTATACGTCCATTTCTGAGTTTTACTGGCTAGAACCTGGGAAGGAGCTTCATGATGGATTGAGGCTGCTAAGGGTTGATATGGATGTAGTTAGGATGTATGAGGCAGCCATGAAGAATGGAAATAGAATTCATTTGTATACAGAGCATCCCGTGGATCAGCCTGTTGTAGTTCAGGTTAAGGAATTGACTCCATCAAAGGGGAGAAGAAAGGTCTGTGTTAAAAGGGTACCAACTCCAAAGAAGACTCCAAGAAAAAGATTAGCAGTAGTGGAAGATGATGACGATGATAAGATAGTTGGTAATGTCCAAGTTGAAAAGTAGGCCCAAAAAAGTGCTGGCCCATAGCCCATGATACAGGCCCATCAAGAGAACAACCCAGCTCCTGTAGCAACACAGGAACCAAATAACATTTTCCAACCTCCTCCAACACCTGTCCAGCCGGATGAACCACCATCAACTCATTCCCAACCTTCACAGCCACCACTTGAGGTAGAGCAGCAACCACATGTCCCTCCCCATGATGTCAATGTATCTAAAGCTTCACAACAACCTTGGCAGTCTGATGATACAGACCAATTCATTCCCTATCAGGCCAATGTCTTTGACTATATTGCACCAGAGTAGCTCACCCAATACATCCCACATCcttacagaaatccactttcaaAAGAAATCCCTGAGTCAGCTCCACCTTCTGACTCCAACAGGACTCCTCAGAATAATGAAACCAATCCTTCAGATGAGGCTGAGGGTCAGACAAAAAAGAACAGGAGAAGATCAACAAAAAGGCCCCCTCCTACAAGACAATCATTCATCCCTAATCCTGATCCAGACAAGCCTCCAACCTTCTATGTCCCAGTTGATCAGGAAGATTTTTCAGATGACAACGCTGGGTATCGTTGCTATGAATCAGAGGACTTGCATAGCATACCTAGTGATGAAGATTCTGATGAGACCACAGCCTTTTCTCAGAGTAATGCCGATGCCCCTATTAGCCAGGTGAGGTTGGAAGTGGGAATGAAATTTGAGACTCTAACTCAATTTAGGAAAGCAGTCCGGAAATTTAATATAAACATCGGAAGAAGCATTTTCTTTGCACGCTGTGACTCTACAAGGTCAAAGACTATATGCTATGATGAAGATTATCCTTGGCAGATATACTGTGCCAAGAGGACATTTCCAGCAAGTTATCAGGTTAAGACCTTTGTCAACGAACACACTTGCAGTAGGGACAATCACTGCAAGTCAGCAAATGGTAAATGGGTGATTGATGAGCTAGAAGAAAGAATAAGACTTCAGCCAAACTTGAGTGTGAGAGAGGCTGACCAGTTCTTCAGAGCTGAGTATGATATACTTATCAGAGAGAAAGATTTATAAATCTATGAAGAAGGCAAAGGAGAGGATTGAGGGATCTAAGATTGCACAGTATGCAATTCTTCGCGACTATGCTAATGAGATTCTAAAGACTAACCCTGGGTCTACAGTTAGGATACACACAAATCCAATGCCTGATTCAAATCCCATTTTTCTGAGGATCTATGTATGTTTTGAGGCTTGCAAGAAGGGATTTGTAGGTGGTTGTAGACCATTCATAGGGTTGGATAGAACATTTCTTAGAGGGTATTATGGGGGTCAGCTATTAACAGCTATAGGGCAGGATGAAAATAACCACATTTACCCCATTGCATATGCAATTGTTGAATCAGAAAACAAGGACAGCTGGAAGTGGTTTTTAGATATCCTTCAGGATGATGTGGGAGATTTTCAGGCCAACGGGTTTAACTTCATGTCGGACATGCAGAAGGTATGTATGTTTTAATTCTTTTATGTGTTTTAATTCTGCTATGTATAGTTTTTTATGCTTCATTAGTGAACTAGGTTTAGATGCTTAGTGTAGAAGACTGATTAGTGTGGTTTAGGGTCTGGAAGTATGAATATTGAACGCTGTTCATATTAATGGTTATCTGCAGGGGTTAATTCCTGCAGTCCAAGAAATATACCCAAACGCCAACCACAGGTTCTGTGCCATGCATATATGGCAAAACTTTCGCAAGAAATGGGGTGACTTGCAGCTGAAGAAGTGTATGTGGTCATGTGATAAGGCCTCTACGACACAGGACTTCAATGCTGCAATGGATAAGCTGAAAAAGATCAACGTAGGGGCTTGGGAATACTTGGACAAGATTAGTCCGAAACAGTGGAGTAGAGCACATTTTAGTGAGTATTCTAAGATGGACAACTACACCAATAATTACTGGGAGGTGTTTAATGCCAAGGTTAAAAAGATGAGGGGGAAACCTATCATAACCATGTTGGAAGAAGTGAGGTGCTACGTCATGCGAATCATGGCAAGAAACAAAAAGGCCTTGATTTGATACAGTGGGAGGTTAGCCCCAACCCAACAGAGTAGAttagaaagagagaagagagagagagcaacAAATGGAGACCCCTTCCAACCGGAGATGACGCGGGAAATGTGTATGAAGTCCAATGTCTTCCCATAAAGGTCAGTGTGGACTTGGGCAAAGGTACATGTAGTTGTAGACTCTGGCAATTGACTGGGCTACCTTGTGGACATGCATGTGCTGCTTTAGCTTACCAGAATAGAAGACCTAAAGAGTATGCACATAACTGGCTAACTATGGGTGCTTATAATGCTGCATATCAGACTTCAATGCGCCCAGTTCCGAGCCAAGAGTTCTGGGAGCATGTTGACATCCTACCAATTCTTCCACCCAGGTACAAAAAGCCAATCGGAAGACCTTCAATGAAAAGAGACAAAAGAAATGATGCCCCCCAAGGATAAGAGTGATCCTCATAGAACTAAGAGGAGGATTGGCACCATCGTATGCAAATACTGCCTCCAGGTGTGTGCAGTTTACTATAATTCGTTGTTTAACTTCATCTGTACCAATTTAAGTTCACAGGTACCAATTTAAGTTCATTTGGACCAATTTAACTAGTTCCTGTTTTACGTAGGCTGGTCATAACAAGCGAAGCTACAAGAAGAGAAAGGAAGCAACGGGTGAAGGGAGTGCTGCACCACAAGGACCTGCaagtgatgaggatgaagatatgCTAGCTAAAATGTACTATGAGGAGACATTAGAAGCTACCGAGGCTGAAGCAGCAGCAATTGACGTGGAAACGGTTCCACAGCAGCCCAGACTTCAcaggttagttagttacttgattCAGTTCCTTAATTACATTTGTTTAACGACTCATATTGGTAAACTGGTTGTTCTTTGGAATCCAGCCTCCACCCCCGATGCCACAACCAGTAGCCACAAAACCCCATGATACAACAGCCACTGGAGCAGCCAAGAAACAACATAAAAGGAGAAGTGTCAGGCGACCACCCCCTCTGCACATACCCCACAAGGTTCTGCACCATCTCCGAAGAATCCACCCACAACCCCTTCCAGCCACAACTCTCAAACAACCCCAAATCCACTGCAGGGTGCTAGTGCAGGGACAACCACAAGGTTCGTGCAGTTCATGCCTACAATGGATGTCGACGATATTTCTAGAACTAGAGGCATAGATGTTAGAGGCAGGGGTGAAGGAAGAGGTCGAGGCAGGAGAGGTGCATCAACTGGAGCCAAAAATGGAATCTCCAGCGGGAGCAGTAACTCAACACCAATGTCATAGACTGTGTTGCTTATGTTTTTTTGCTATTTTGATGTAATTGCCATTACTGATATACTAATTTTGGGGCACTGGTTGGTTTAATACACTATCTTGGAGTAGGCAGCATTCTTGTTTTGGTTGTTCTGACTGTGACATGCTACTTTTGCTGTATTTAACTATGTTTTTTGGTTTATTTCATGGTCAGACCACTTTTGTTGTATTTAACTATGTATTTAACTACTTTCTGAGTTAGCTTTCCTGGTTTTATACTTCATCCCTACAACCATCAGGTCTCTATGTCACATATTGAGCTTATTTCTGATTCTTTAAGTAGAAAATATAGTTGCATGTGCATATATATCCAACTGAGTACCAATAAAAGTTCTCATATAGAAGTAACAGAGCAGCAACAGAATCAAAGTGTCTATGTCAAAAACAGGAAATACATTCATACTCTCATGATTTACAAAGACCCTAATTCCATACAAATTTTATATCTTCACAAAGAAATACAACAGAAAGATCAAACAAAATGCAACACCCAACGCTATCCATAAAAGCAACAGTCTAATTCCCCTAATTTCACCCCTAATTTCAATCCTAAGTTTGTCTATCCCTCTCGCCAGGATTGATGATGCTTGCTGATTTTCCCCAGGTTCAGTGACAATGAGCCCATCATCATGCCTTGGATAAGAACTCACTGACTGTCTTCTGGCCAAACATCTTGCTATGCCCTCCCATCCTTCTTCGATTCATCAACCCATACAAAGTATTTGCAGTCTCTTGTCTGGCAAAACAAAACAAATGCACCGATTCGTCAACTTAAATGCAAACAAAACTTTCTCACCTGAACTCCAACAGCGTCTGCCCTTACCGCCCATAGAGGACATCTGATGAACCATCGATTAGGGTTCGTAACGGTGCCAGACTCCATCAACACAAACTCTCTTCCACAGAAGCATCTGCCGTCCAGCTtcttcaccttcttcttcttcgaacTTGATGAAGAACTGCCACTGCCATCACTTGGAGCAGGGGTAAATCTGCGGAAAGACATTGACGGAGGTACGAACCAAGTTTCGATTGAGATTCAACGTCACACTCATTGAGATTCAACAAGCTTCGATTCTCTGGATCCTGGTTTGTATTAGGGAGGGGGGAAGCTACCTAGGGTTTTGATTTCGTGAGTTCAGCCTATCCCTTTTGATAATCAACGTTCAACTCCACGTCAGATAGGCTTTGAGTGGGTGGAAGTGCCACGTAGGTTCGGAAAGGCACGAACCAAGCTCAGACCCAAGGCGGGCcacttttgtcacacggacaGCATCTCTCATGGGTACAAGTCTAGTTTCGAGCTATCATGGGTACAAATGCCAGCGTTTCCATCTTTGATGGATACAAATGAtcatttattccttttttttatcATTGATTGTAGTAGTTTTATTTATCAATGTTTTAAAATAGCACAATAGACCCAATAAGTGTCTGGCCCAATAAAGAGCCTAGACCACAAAAATTGAACATGAGAACTTGAGCACAACCCTAGGTGAACGGTAAACCCAACACGATTGCATCCCCTTAATTCGTCCGAAGCTAGATACAAGAGAATCTCATACTCAAAACAAAATTCACCTCATACCAATCGAAATGGAAAGAAAGGGTATTAAGGACGTAGTCACATAATGTTAATATATCATATAGCGAAAGAAAAATTGAATTATCACAATTTTCTCAAATAACCCACTAGGAATAATTTAGAGGGGAAGAGTTTGAGTAATATGATTTAATTCTATATTAGTGATAGTATATCTTAAataatagtatttaattattaatttacttttaaattataatttactatatctttaataatgtaaaataaaaaattaatttaattaactaattattaaaatttttaaattaaattaaaatattaaaatttctttttactaactaTAAATATTTACTATTatgttaaaaaaacaaaaacataattgGATAGAGCTTACTCAATTTGGCCGAGATTAGAGTGGGCTCATCCAATTTGCCCTCTTCGAATAAAAAAAAGTgcatttgaaataataaaaatctgTGGATGAAACTTCTACTATTGGAACTATTTAGCTCCTAAGATGCCCCACTAAGGTTTGATTTGATaaaagttttatatttaaaaaattacttataaaattaaaactCTTTTAacgaatatttttaataaattaaattaaaaataaaagttaaatagAATTTTAGTCCTATCGcataaaccaaaaatattttttttctcaatctttttttatatacaaaattattcctaaaatttaaaactaaattttaaaatcatcatttttacttgaatattaaaattttgaatcaaattacccataaaaaaattataaaaaaaataataagagaatatTTCTACCCcaacaaaaaaaaagggaagaagctATCCACAATCGTCCCTAAAATAAAGACGATTTTAAAAGTTAAACCTCAGACAATTTTGtacacagaaaaaaaaattaggacaaaaaattttcaacttaaaaaaatcaaaatcgtacttaactctaaaaataattttcaataagcacaaaaaataattacatttgatcaaaatactatataataaaattttgattcaatGATAGTGTAAACCAATTTAAAAATCGTTTTCTTAGACGACCATTCGTGGCGGTCAATAAATAGttatttatagttatttttactaatgtgGTGGCGGTCAATAAATAGttatttatagttatttttactaatgtgATGATACAGTCCAGCAAACATTTGAAAACAGTCGTAAGTAACTGAATTCTCCTCAATCTTAAGTTGAAACTAAAGATTAATAATTTGAAAGGCAAAAAAAGATCACATCATATACGGAAACATCTCATTCTAGgaatctataaaataaaatagccaTTACAAAATTCCAATACAACAAGCTTAAAATCAGAACATGATGTTTGAAAACTCGTTTCTTCTTTCCAGCCTTGGCAGAATCAGAAGCCTTGgtctgaaaatattaaaaatgagagGTTACTATTTTTACTAAGCAAGAGCAATACGAGATgaacaatcatcaataaaaaaaaaaattatttttggcaaCTATTTACCTTCTTTACTCCACGGATCTTCTTTGCCCTGTTCTTTCTCTCCTTCATTTGCTTCCTCGACTTTTCAACCTTAGTATCAAGTCCATTCTGCAAACTACAGGATTTTAGTGAAGGATTGTGCAAAACAGAGCAACATGGCACAGACTTAATTAAAGAAGAAAAGTTCTAATTTCCTAAGACCAAAAAGAACTAATGGATGATTGGCAAGCCATGAGCATGGTAAGATTAAGCTACAGGGTAGGGTCTTGTACAAAATATCTCAAGAAATTCTAGCATAGTAAAGGGGTAATTAATCCAGCAAACCAAATTATGGTATTCTTTAAGAGGAAGCAATTGTTAGAAGCTAAACAGCAACTAAAAAGAGCTAATGATTTCATCTGAAAACTAATGAATTCTAATATGCACAAGCATTCAAATTAATCTTCTTGGAACATCTCTAATGTTATTGCTCATGAATCATAACAATATACAATTGCATGTCACATTATGGATCAACAATAAAGATCAACATATTTTCACCCCATGCAACTCCAATCTAAATATAAAAAACAGTGCTGACAAGAATTGAAGGAGTACTATATATTATACAGAGGCCATCCAATAATGATTAATATTAGTAAGCACTAACTTACCAGTCTTACAATTTACAGACACACATCCTAGTTGCATTAAAGTGTTTCTCATTCCATAGCAATTACACTCACGAACCAAAACCacattagaaaaacaaaaaaccaaGTTATCTTACCCTAATAAGTCTGTACTTAGGCTCATACTTCTTAGCATTCTCAACGGTGTCATAAATCAAACCAAAACCAGTGGATTTGCCACCTCCAAAATGGGTGCGGAACTTGAACACAAACACGGTGTTGGGGTCCTTAACATCATAGATTCTAGCAAGCTTCTCCTTAAGCTCAGCCTTCATATTCCAAACACAacaaattaaaaaccctaaacACCATAATTGTCCAACCAATAAGTACCTGACAAAAATCAATTAAATCTAAGTTTTCCCCAAACAGAAAGTACCTTAGAAACATTTGCCCTCCCTGGATGAAGAACATCAATGACCtacaaccacacaattaaagAGAAAACGAGGCTCagatacattaataataataataataataaatccctATGTATCGCACAATTCATCGATCATTATCAAATCCCAATTACTCTACGATAAAGCCATAAAAACAGAGCAAAAGTGAGAATGGTGAACGAACTCACGAATTGCTTTCTGGAGAGGAGCCTGTTAGTCATAAACTTCCTTGTTCTGATGGTAACCGCTTTGTCAGCCATGTTTGTTTGAAGCTTGAGGACCCAAAAAAAATTACTAGTCTATATCCACAACCAATTCACAATTCACAGTTCAAATGATCTTCACAAAATTCAAATGatcttcataaaaaaaattaccttaaGTGCTGAACAATGAAGCAGAGGACGTTGATTCGCTGAAAGGAGGACGGCGAACCGACGAGAACGGAGGACGGCGATGCGGCAGGAACTGTGTACGGCAACGCAGCAAGCACGGAGGACGTCAAGGCGGTAAGAACAGAGGACCACGGACTGACGGTGGGAACCGAAAGGAGGACGGCAATGTGGTAGGAACTGAGTACCACTGACGGCGAGAACGTCTGAACCCGAAGAGGGAGGGATGAACGCGAGGAACAATGGCGAGAGGAAGAACGCGACGGAGAGGGATGAACGCGAGGAAGAGTGGGCGATCTCTGGCGAACAGGCTACGGTGGTGGTCAAGGAAGAAGGAGTGGCCGAGTGGTGTCTCGCTCTGATCTCTGGGGGGGTGGGTGTGGGTAAGGGTCAAGGGTAGAGTGCAGCGCCGAAAAGAGGGTGAAATGTGAAAGTAGGGTTTGCTATGGCTgaagtaatatatatattatttattgagTTAATACCAAAACTAATCATAAAATATTATGAAACTGacaaatttaatcataaaaaaaattaaaattaacttgtaaccataaaagatgagattttatagatttggatcttctaaagtttaaattttattttagagagtaaagtatgatttctcaccattgatttcataagtgagaccaaaaataaatatgaaagagaaagtaTTCAAAGAttatcacactttattctctaaaataaaattcaaactttagaggatccaaatccaaatTTTATAGTGAAATCTATTCAAAccttaaaatctaataaaaaattttaaactgtcCTTCTCCTCTAACTTAATCACTCTCAATTTCTAATCGTATCTCATTTCCATTCTCCAATCCTCTTCATCACTTCCAATCTCTCAATCCTCTTCTACTTTACCATCTATACTAAGTGCTACGACTTGAGCTTCACCACCACCATTTCTGTATTTATAAGCGTGTTGTAAACGAACTTATACTCTTTTGCTATCTCCTTCACCATTCCGATGCAAAGAGACTAGAATGTTTAGACAGTTACGCGTGTGAGATTGGAAACTTGATGACGTGGCGACTTCATTGACGAACTGCTTCTTCGGTTTGGCGTTCACAGTAGGTTGGCGAAAAAGTTGAACACCTGCAGATCGAAGAAGATCTCGTCGATTTTCTCGATGTCAGTTGTGGTGCCGTCGAGGGTGTTGTTGGATTTGGCGACGTCGGTGAGGGCGAGGGCGAAGGCGTAGCTTGCGGCGGTGGAGACCATGCGGGGGCCAAGGGCTCTGGCGGAGCGACAAGGGTGGGTGAGTTTGAGGGagagggaggggaggggaggggaaggTGGTGGTGGAGAGCGAGAGGTTGaggatggattttgggtggataAGGAAGGATTTTGAGGTTTGGATTGAAGGGAGTGAAGCTGTAGTAGTGGTGTGACGTGATCATTGTCATTGGAGATGAAGTGGGATGAGAGTTTAAGAGTGATTAGGTTAGAGTAGAAGCACAATTTAGAAATTTTTGATAGATTTTTACAGTTTGATAGTTTTGTCTATGAAGCCCCACCTTTCATGGTTACAAGTTAGTTTTAATTCTTTTATGGTCAGATTTATCAGTGTTATAATCTTTCAAGATCAATTTTGGcactttacttttatttatttttcttgaattattaatCTTTAAGAGTGCAGATCGAATCCTATCTGATTCGATCATTTTGCAGATCGGATGTGGATAAATAATGTGAATCTGTATATGATTagatccatgaacacccctacgACAACTTAACATTCCACGAAAGGGAGAATCCATCGCATGTTAATGTAAATGGAAAAACCTCATTTTCGCACACCGCTCAAAGATAAGAAtcaatttaactattttttaatgGTCAAAGATTACTTTATTCTTCGTAAAAATAGACAGGACCGAGTTGGATGTTTCCTTTGCAACAAATAAAAATAGGTATCTTATTGTTGTTGTACATTAAACAAACGTTTTGGACTTTCTTTTGTCattttatgattaatttaaaaagaattgctCTTGTATAACTGCTTCGAGTCTCTTCAACCAGAGCAAACTTATGCAGATACACATTAACACAAACATGCTTTCAAGAATCCATCTCTTTTAAGACGGTGCCAAAATTAGCAAAGATTGTCTTCAAGAGTTTGATGGATTCTCCAAGTATAGCCTGCACAGGTAGCCATAATATACTATATCCCCAAGTTTCTCTCGACATAAATAGACATTCATGAGTAAATATCACTACTAGAAAAAAGGCCTGTCACCACACTTTTTTCTTTTCACACTTTTAGATCAACGGCCCCATTTTTATGAAGGTGGTCATAGAAGGAAACAGGCGTGTTTTATGAAGGTGGCGGATGATTAGTGATTTGACCATCCTTTTTTtgtcacgcttcaaaagcgtgtcCATATAGAAAAACATGCACTCTTTTGAAGCGTGGCTAGTTTGTTCTCCTACGGTCATATTTTTAAAGCGTGTCCGTATCTTCTAATTATTTGGGCACCCTAAAAGCATAGCAACAGAGTTCCCacgaaaaatttattttttcaccaattttttttcaaacactttaatttttttctaaagatAACCCTAGAAAGAAATGAGAACCCTCAACCCTCACTTTCAACATTCACTCACACTGTCAGAACCCTCTCGAACATTAACCCATCTTCATCTTCAACACTAAGAACTCTTGCAGCCCTCTCTCGCACCCTTTATTGCAACCCTCTCTCACATCTTCTATTGTAACCCTCCTCTCTGTCGCAACCCTCGCACCCTCTATCGCAAGCCTCCTCCTCGGATTTGCAACCTCGCTCCCTCTTTCGTAACCCTCTATCGATACTGCCTCTATCGGCGCACCCTCCATTGGTGTGCCCTCTCTCAGCCTTCACTCTCTCTCGTAAATCCTACCTTCGTTGACACTGCCTCTCTCTCGATCCTCCCTCAATCATCGCTTCCTCTCCCTCATTCGACGCTCAACCCTTACCATAAAACACTACAAGCTAAGGTATGTATTTATTCCCTTGTTGTTTCTTTGTTCATATGTGATaaggttcattatttttatttttgtgatctcCTGGACCATGAGGGCCCTCATATGCTCTTTGATGTTGTAGTGCTGTGAAAATGGAAGTGAAGCAAATGTTTATTACATGAAagttttattcttgtttgaaTTTTAGTATACTAATTTTGATGTTTTTGATGAATTTATTGTCATAGAAAATATTCAATGGATgtgttttgatatttttatttaaattatttttctatttggtGTTTTAGTAGAAAAGTGTGTGTGTGGTAGTATGTTGCATTAGGTTAGTTAATCTATCTAGCGgacattatttgattttaatttcatttaccAATATTGA contains:
- the LOC140177028 gene encoding uncharacterized protein → MKKAKERIEGSKIAQYAILRDYANEILKTNPGSTVRIHTNPMPDSNPIFLRIYVCFEACKKGFVGGCRPFIGLDRTFLRGYYGGQLLTAIGQDENNHIYPIAYAIVESENKDSWKWFLDILQDDVGDFQANGFNFMSDMQKGLIPAVQEIYPNANHRFCAMHIWQNFRKKWGDLQLKKCMWSCDKASTTQDFNAAMDKLKKINVGAWEYLDKISPKQWSRAHFSEYSKMDNYTNNYWEVFNAKVKKMRGKPIITMLEEVRCYVMRIMARNKKALI
- the LOC112745217 gene encoding small ribosomal subunit protein eS24z yields the protein MADKAVTIRTRKFMTNRLLSRKQFVIDVLHPGRANVSKAELKEKLARIYDVKDPNTVFVFKFRTHFGGGKSTGFGLIYDTVENAKKYEPKYRLIRNGLDTKVEKSRKQMKERKNRAKKIRGVKKTKASDSAKAGKKKRVFKHHVLILSLLYWNFVMAILFYRFLE